In Chaetodon trifascialis isolate fChaTrf1 chromosome 2, fChaTrf1.hap1, whole genome shotgun sequence, one DNA window encodes the following:
- the slc8a1a gene encoding sodium/calcium exchanger 1a isoform X2: MSQTETSPLFSTYQLLFLLTIISTEIPYSAARGSPLTLKSNNTVTNGTTCGGNTDCIEGVILPIWKPVNPAFTDRLARATIYFVGLAYMFLGVSIIADRFMASIEVITSQERQITIKKPNGEKITTTVRIWNETVSNLTLMALGSSAPEILLSVVEVCGHNFDAGELGPNTIVGSAAFNMFVIIGLCVSVIPEGETRKVKHLRVFFVTASWSVFAYTWLYLILAVISPGVVEIWEGLLTLFFFPICVGLAYVADRRLLFYKYMYKRYRAGKQKGMIIETEGDPELPSKVDIEMDGKMLNSHGEETGFEFNELDEEEARREVARILKELKQKHPEKEMEQLMELANYQVLTQQQKSRAFYRCQATRIMTGAGNILKKHAADQAKRATQHDICSEVSVNNFASKVFFDPGTYQCLENCGSVALNVVRRGGNPMSTVSVDYRTEDGTANAGSDYRFTEGTIVFKPGETEKEIRIDIIDDDIFEEDEHFLVHLTNVRVLSEGTGSDESEANHVDALAGLGLPCTATVTIFDDDHAGIFTFEEPVVTVSESIGMMEVKVIRTSGARGVVVVPYKTMEGTAKGGGEDFEDTHGVLEFENDEIFKTIQINIIDDEEYEKNKNFFLEIGEPRLLEMSERKAVLLQEVGGFVKTGRDVYRKVQGREHPAPSAIINITEEQGEEVLTKKEEEERRIAEMGRPMLGEHVKLEVIIEESYEFKSTVDKLLKKTNLALVIGTNSWRQQFVEAITVSSGDDDDDECGEEKLPSCFDYVMHFLTVFWKLLFALVPPTDYWNGWACFCVSISVIGLLTAIIGDLASHFGCTVGLKDSVTAVVFVALGTSVPDTFASKVAAIQDQYADASIGNVTGSNAVNVFLGIGVAWSIAAIYHYSKGQEFRVDPGTLAFSVTLFTIFAFICIAVLIYRRRPEIGGELGGPRVPKILTSCLFFSLWLMYIVFSSLEAYCHIKGF; this comes from the exons ATGAGCCAAACCGAGACCTCGCCACTGTTCTCCACCTATCAGCTGCTTTTCTTGTTGACCATCATCTCAACTGAGATTCCATATTCTGCAGCCAGAGGCTCTCCTCTGACTCTCAAGTCCAACAACACAGTCACCAACGGCACCACATGTGGAGGGAATACAGACTGCATTGAAGGCGTCATCCTACCAATATGGAAGCCAGTCAACCCGGCCTTCACTGACCGCCTTGCCAGAGCCACCATTTACTTTGTGGGGTTGGCGTACATGTTCTTGGGTGTCTCTATCATCGCTGACCGCTTTATGGCATCCATCGAGGTCATAACCTCCCAGGAGAGACAGATCACCATCAAGAAACCGAACGGTGAGAAGATCACCACAACGGTGCGCATCTGGAACGAGACGGTGTCCAACCTAACCCTGATGGCGCTCGGTTCCTCTGCCCCAGAAATCCTCTTGTCAGTCGTGGAGGTTTGTGGGCACAACTTTGACGCCGGCGAGCTGGGCCCCAACACCATTGTAGGAAGTGCCGCCTTCAACATGTTTGTCATCATTGGCCTTTGTGTATCTGTCATCCCTGAAGGAGAGACCAGAAAAGTGAAGCACCTCAGGGTGTTCTTCGTCACTGCCTCCTGGAGCGTCTTTGCGTACACCTGGCTTTACCTGATCCTGGCTGTCATTTCTCCAGGTGTTGTTGAGATATGGGAGGGGCTGCtcacactcttcttcttccccaTTTGTGTTGGATTGGCATACGTGGCTGACCGCAGACTTCTTTTCTACAAATACATGTATAAACGATACAGAGCAGGGAAGCAGAAAGGGATGATCATTGAAACAGAGGGAGATCCAGAGCTTCCCTCCAAGGTTGACATTGAAATGGATGGGAAAATGCTCAACTCCCATGGAGAGGAGACAGGGTTTGAGTTTAATGAgttggatgaggaggaggcccgCAGAGAGGTGGCCAGGATCCTGAAggagctgaaacagaaacatccGGAGAAGGAGATGGAGCAGTTGATGGAGCTCGCCAATTACCAAGTTTTAACCCAGCAACAGAAGAGTCGGGCTTTCTACCGTTGTCAGGCAACCAGGATCATGACAGGAGCGGGCAACATCCTGAAGAAGCATGCCGCCGACCAAGCCAAGAGAGCCACCCAGCACGATATCTGCTCTGAGGTTTCAGTCAACAATTTTGCTTCCAAGGTGTTCTTTGACCCTGGTACATACCAGTGTCTGGAGAACTGCGGTAGTGTAGCTCTGAATGTGGTGCGCCGTGGTGGCAACCCGATGAGCACAGTCTCCGTGGATTACCGGACTGAAGACGGCACAGCAAACGCCGGCTCAGACTACCGGTTCACTGAAGGAACTATTGTGTTCAAACCAGGCGAGACCGAAAAGGAAATCCGCATTGACATCATTGACGATGATATCTTTGAGGAAGACGAGCATTTCCTGGTTCACCTAACCAATGTAAGGGTCCTATCAGAGGGCACCGGCTCTGATGAATCTGAGGCAAACCATGTGGACGCCCTCGCAGGTTTAGGTCTGCCGTGCACGGCCACTGTCACCATCTTTGATGACGACCACGCGGGGATCTTTACTTTCGAGGAGCCGGTGGTGACCGTCAGTGAGAGCATTGGAATGATGGAGGTGAAAGTGATCCGGACCTCGGGAGCTCGAGGTGTTGTGGTGGTGCCGTACAAAACCATGGAGGGGACAGCTAAAGGAGGCGGCGAGGACTTCGAAGACACACATGGAGTCCTGGAGTTTGAGAACGATGAGATCTT caaaACTATTCAGATCAATATAATTGATGATGAAGAatatgagaaaaacaagaacttCTTCCTAGAGATCGGCGAGCCTCGGCTGCTGGAGATGAGtgagaggaaag CTGTGTTGCTTCAGGAAGTTG GTGGATTCGTCAAAACAG GCAGAGACGTCTACAGGAAGGTCCAGGGACGAGAACACCCCGCCCCCTCTGCCATCATTAACATCACAG aggaGCAGGGTGAGGAGGTGTTGAccaagaaggaggaggaggagcgaagGATAGCAGAAATGGGCAGACCGATGCTGGGAGAGCACGTCAAGCTGGAGGTCATTATAGAGGAGTCGTACGAGTTCAAG AGCACCGTGGACAAACTCCTGAAGAAGACCAACCTGGCCCTGGTGATCGGGACAAACAGCTGGAGACAACAGTTTGTGGAAGCCATCACGGTCAGCTCTG gtgatgatgatgatgatgaatgtggCGAAGAGAAGTTACCCTCCTGTTTTGACTACGTCATGCACTTCCTCACTGTCTTCTGGAAGCTTTTGTTCGCCCTCGTTCCTCCCACCGACTACTGGAATGGTTGGGCCTGTTTCTGCGTCTCTATCTCCGTCATCGGCTTGCTGACGGCGATCATTGGCGACCTTGCATCACATTTCGGCTGCACCGTTGGCCTCAAAGactctgtcactgctgtggtgTTCGTCGCTTTGGGCACATCTGTACCAG ACACCTTTGCCAGTAAAGTTGCAGCCATCCAGGACCAATATGCTGACGCCTCCATTGGCAACGTGACTGGGAGTAATGCTGTTAACGTCTTCCTTGGTATTGGTGTGGCCTGGTCTATCGCTGCCATCTACCACTACTCCAAGGGTCAGGAGTTCAGGGTCGACCCGGGCACGCTGGCCTTCTCTGTCACACTCTTCACCATCTTTGCCTTCATCTGCATCGCTGTCCTCATCTACCGCCGCCGGCCTGAGATTGGTGGGGAGCTCGGTGGACCCAGAGTTCCCAAGATCCTCACCAGTTGCCTGTTCTTCAGCCTGTGGTTAATGTACATTGTCTTCTCCTCCCTGGAGGCCTACTGTCACATAAAGGGTTTCTAA